The following proteins are co-located in the Echinicola sp. 20G genome:
- a CDS encoding sulfatase-like hydrolase/transferase, producing MINKTLSKILYLFPMLVLTCWPIDVTMGQVSSPNFIVILTDDQRMDALGANGNDFIITPSLDKLAKASLVFTQANVVFSLCSPSRAAILTGRYGSANGVLKLDSRLGEHEKSLAQYLQEAGYLTAFSGKWHLPQSPNELGFDQSVYFKGNGAYYRRAIYEEGHISRPAQHCDEYCVDWSMRFLEKTVENDQPFFLFHCTQLPHMDGNLVWNAQLSTLSLYDNKDLPVTATRKEDLSSKPPYLKQVRNYTKAKDYGYPDAEAIQKHTKQYYAVITEMDAALGRLIEKTEKLGLMHNTYIIFMSDNGWMLGEHGFTSKVLPYRPSTSIPFFIHGPDITAFKREELVLNIDVAPTILDLAGGRIPEEMHGNSIKPLLSQEKVPWRNEFVYEGLGIYGGAAPNLTVFDGRFRYIQTYSDSSLSQVDFIELYDNKKDIKEQENLANDIKCQDIVDNFKETIRLHQQEILKK from the coding sequence ATGATTAATAAGACCCTTTCAAAAATATTGTACCTTTTTCCAATGTTGGTATTGACTTGCTGGCCTATTGATGTAACAATGGGCCAGGTAAGCTCGCCGAACTTCATTGTGATCCTTACGGATGACCAGAGAATGGATGCTTTGGGAGCAAATGGAAATGATTTTATCATTACTCCAAGCTTGGACAAATTAGCAAAAGCGTCTTTGGTGTTTACCCAAGCAAATGTAGTGTTTTCCCTCTGCAGTCCGAGCAGGGCCGCTATTCTCACAGGACGTTATGGAAGTGCAAATGGGGTGTTAAAGTTAGATAGCAGGCTTGGTGAACACGAAAAGAGTTTGGCGCAATATTTACAAGAAGCAGGATACCTTACTGCATTTTCAGGGAAATGGCACCTTCCTCAAAGTCCAAATGAATTGGGTTTTGATCAATCCGTATACTTTAAAGGAAATGGAGCATACTACAGAAGAGCGATTTATGAAGAAGGTCATATTTCCAGACCCGCTCAACATTGCGATGAGTATTGTGTAGATTGGTCCATGAGGTTCCTCGAAAAAACCGTGGAAAATGACCAGCCTTTTTTTCTATTTCATTGTACCCAGCTGCCCCATATGGATGGAAACCTCGTTTGGAATGCACAGTTATCAACGTTAAGCCTGTATGATAACAAAGATCTGCCAGTGACTGCCACAAGGAAGGAGGACTTATCATCAAAGCCTCCTTATTTGAAGCAGGTCAGGAATTACACCAAAGCAAAAGATTATGGTTATCCTGATGCTGAGGCTATTCAAAAACACACCAAGCAGTATTATGCAGTGATCACTGAAATGGATGCAGCCTTGGGAAGGTTGATCGAAAAAACGGAGAAATTAGGTTTGATGCACAATACCTATATTATCTTCATGAGTGACAATGGATGGATGTTGGGAGAACATGGATTTACCAGTAAAGTCCTGCCTTATCGGCCTTCTACAAGTATTCCTTTTTTTATCCATGGTCCAGATATTACTGCTTTTAAAAGGGAGGAGTTGGTACTAAACATAGATGTGGCTCCTACCATATTGGACTTAGCGGGAGGAAGAATCCCTGAAGAGATGCATGGTAATAGTATCAAGCCGCTTCTAAGCCAGGAAAAAGTGCCTTGGAGAAATGAATTTGTCTATGAGGGTTTGGGGATTTATGGAGGTGCAGCTCCTAATTTGACCGTATTTGACGGAAGGTTCAGGTATATCCAAACTTATTCAGACAGTTCGTTGAGCCAAGTGGATTTCATTGAACTATATGACAATAAAAAGGACATCAAAGAACAGGAAAATTTGGCTAATGACATTAAGTGTCAAGACATAGTCGACAATTTCAAAGAAACGATTCGACTTCATCAACAAGAAATTCTAAAGAAATAA
- a CDS encoding RagB/SusD family nutrient uptake outer membrane protein, protein MKLNIKSLTLMGVALLSFSCADLDLNPLSEGSSENWFNNEEEVNMSLNDLYRSYLWHQDDDSWTDDWTSREALTPITNGTINSEWSTSKSLWTNSYKGITRANTILSNMGNAAEVIPEVKLNQYTAEARFVRAVMYSILLSHYGDVILYTEVPGLEESFTTVRTEQATVLEQVYQDFDFAIEHLPESYGAGELRRATRGAAMAFKSRIALYMEDWNIARDAAKACMDLGIYQLHDDYGEYFRPEIKNSNETIFSLPRSVELGSQLGSSYPVQATITRNSGGWSAYNPSWDLLFSYLCSDGLPVDESPLFDPRNPFENRDPRLKETIVPFQTEHLGYMYQPHPDSIEVYDFKNARYIKNNDSRTNTQFASYNGLVWRKGVTQDWSDDLNTDPDIILMRYAEVLLTYAEASIELNQIDQTVLDAMNQVRARAYGVDMANILEYPSLSGSDQSYLRKIVRTERRMEFAWEGLRYMDIIRWGIAEKVLNNDIYGMLDPNELREKVVQPGLWFFPETPEIDEDGIPMLAPVFNKGLIKLLADRTFDANKQYLWPIPAEEVITNENLTQNPNY, encoded by the coding sequence ATGAAATTAAATATAAAATCATTGACTTTAATGGGCGTGGCATTGCTTTCATTTAGCTGCGCAGATTTGGATTTAAATCCCCTTTCAGAAGGGTCAAGCGAAAATTGGTTCAACAATGAGGAAGAGGTGAATATGTCTCTTAATGACCTCTACCGTTCTTATTTGTGGCACCAGGATGATGACTCATGGACGGATGACTGGACCAGCAGGGAAGCGTTGACTCCTATTACCAACGGAACAATCAATAGTGAATGGTCTACTTCCAAGTCACTGTGGACCAATTCATATAAAGGAATTACCAGGGCCAATACCATCTTGAGCAACATGGGTAATGCTGCTGAAGTTATTCCAGAGGTGAAACTGAACCAATACACAGCAGAAGCTAGATTTGTGAGGGCAGTGATGTACTCCATTTTATTGAGCCATTATGGGGATGTAATCCTCTATACGGAAGTTCCCGGATTAGAGGAATCATTTACTACCGTTCGAACAGAACAGGCCACTGTATTGGAACAGGTCTATCAGGACTTTGATTTTGCGATCGAGCACCTTCCTGAATCATATGGTGCTGGGGAGTTAAGAAGAGCCACCAGAGGCGCAGCCATGGCTTTTAAGTCTAGAATAGCACTTTATATGGAAGATTGGAACATTGCTAGAGATGCAGCTAAAGCCTGTATGGATTTGGGTATTTACCAATTGCATGATGATTATGGAGAATATTTTAGACCAGAGATAAAAAACTCCAATGAAACTATTTTTTCACTTCCCAGAAGTGTGGAGCTAGGTTCTCAGTTAGGATCTAGTTATCCGGTACAAGCTACAATTACACGTAATTCTGGAGGGTGGTCAGCTTATAATCCTAGTTGGGATTTGCTCTTCTCTTATTTATGTTCAGATGGGCTTCCGGTCGATGAATCTCCACTCTTTGACCCAAGAAATCCATTTGAAAATAGAGATCCAAGGCTAAAGGAAACCATTGTGCCTTTTCAAACAGAGCATTTAGGTTACATGTACCAGCCTCATCCTGATTCAATAGAAGTTTATGATTTTAAGAATGCCCGTTACATAAAAAACAATGATAGCAGAACCAATACCCAGTTTGCCTCATATAATGGATTGGTGTGGAGAAAGGGAGTAACCCAAGATTGGTCTGACGACCTGAATACCGATCCAGACATTATTTTGATGAGGTATGCAGAAGTATTGCTTACATATGCAGAAGCAAGCATTGAACTCAATCAAATCGATCAAACAGTATTGGATGCAATGAATCAAGTGAGGGCAAGGGCTTATGGAGTAGATATGGCCAATATATTGGAGTATCCATCTCTATCGGGATCAGATCAGTCATATCTTAGAAAGATAGTTCGGACTGAAAGAAGAATGGAGTTTGCCTGGGAAGGTCTCCGGTACATGGATATCATTCGATGGGGCATAGCAGAAAAGGTACTGAACAATGATATCTATGGAATGCTAGATCCCAATGAACTTAGGGAAAAAGTGGTGCAGCCTGGCTTATGGTTTTTTCCTGAAACTCCTGAAATCGATGAAGACGGGATTCCAATGTTGGCACCTGTTTTTAATAAAGGTTTGATAAAACTTTTGGCTGATAGAACTTTTGATGCCAACAAGCAATATTTATGGCCCATTCCTGCTGAAGAGGTCATTACCAATGAAAATTTAACTCAAAACCCGAATTACTAA
- a CDS encoding TonB-dependent receptor, which yields MNLNFTYVRWEVSKWMMFAMILIFSLLCLMNTNTYGGDLKRSIKYNDESLLRKVEVTGIVKDAIGDPIIGATVLEKGTGNGAVTDMDGKYQLIVEDNAVLVFSSIGYSKQEVEVGNKTIIDVVLDTELTDLEEMVVVGYGEVKKKDLTGSVGVVEGKDIASRQTTQISQALQGAVSGVMVTRNNSGPGATSTIRVRGITTIGDNEPLIIMDGVPIRNINDVNPNDVESISVLKDAASASIYGSRAAAGVILITTKRAKEGSSQLTYNYEFGIDKPTKLPGFVSAQRYLEMANELRWNDSGNGDNEYPTYSQEMVENYYQLNADNPDLYPITDWTDLIFNASAPRQSHDLQISAGMTNIKTNISFGYDKIDAIYDHRTYERMTARINNDLTINQFISANVDLNYKRTVADQPTLNPIGRARISAPIYAALWSDGRIAEGKQGANVYAQLHEGGFNDANYHLLGGRAALHITPMEGLKISGVIAPQFGFDKAKNFLKQIAWYQYDDPTVFGGYIENHASTDLNESRNDNYQVTSQFLINYSKSFGLNNFNAVVGYENFYAFAENLGASRLQYELSSFPYLNIGPLDYRGNSGSATENAYRSYFGRLMYNYDNKYLIQANVRTDGSSRFHEDYRWGTFPSVSLGWVISQEDFLKNSAALSFMKLRASYGSLGNERIGNYPYQSTLSFSNALFYEGNSIVSATTAAQVDYALQDISWETTKSYNIGLDLGFLQDRLTAAVDVYQKTTNDMLLELYIPLNTGFESPQQNAGDMNTKGWELELGWRDTKGEFSYSVSANLSDSKSVMGNLSGTEFLGDQIKIEGSEFNEWYGYQSDGLFQTQEEVDNSATISSSTKPGDVKYRDISGPNGVPDGNISPEYDRVPLGGSLPRYLYGGIIKMDYKGIDFSAAFQGIGKQNSRVLQRMVEPLPENWGNIPAIYEESYWSLYNSDAENLSAKYPRLSRNNLSNNYAMSNFWMFNGSYFRLKNVTLGYSLPKTFTEKIKINRLRVYGSASDLFSIDKFPDGWDPESALGDYITTTYLLGLSVTF from the coding sequence ATGAATTTAAACTTTACCTATGTTCGCTGGGAAGTATCAAAATGGATGATGTTTGCGATGATCCTGATCTTTTCATTGCTATGTTTAATGAACACGAATACTTATGGAGGTGACCTAAAGAGGTCCATTAAGTATAATGATGAAAGCCTTTTGAGAAAGGTGGAGGTTACTGGAATTGTCAAGGATGCTATTGGGGATCCAATAATTGGAGCGACAGTTCTGGAAAAAGGCACTGGCAATGGTGCGGTAACTGATATGGATGGCAAGTATCAACTTATCGTTGAGGACAATGCGGTGCTTGTATTTTCTTCAATTGGGTATTCCAAGCAGGAAGTAGAAGTCGGAAATAAAACTATAATTGATGTGGTTTTGGATACAGAGCTCACTGATCTGGAAGAAATGGTTGTGGTCGGTTATGGGGAAGTAAAGAAAAAGGACCTAACAGGCTCCGTAGGAGTTGTTGAGGGAAAAGATATTGCCAGTCGGCAGACGACTCAAATCAGTCAAGCACTGCAAGGTGCGGTATCAGGAGTGATGGTCACCAGAAACAACAGCGGACCAGGAGCGACCAGTACTATCAGGGTGAGAGGGATAACCACCATTGGCGACAATGAGCCCTTGATCATTATGGATGGTGTGCCTATCAGAAATATCAATGATGTAAACCCTAATGATGTGGAGAGCATTTCAGTACTTAAAGATGCAGCTTCTGCCTCTATTTATGGCTCAAGAGCAGCTGCAGGAGTAATTCTAATTACGACCAAGAGAGCGAAGGAAGGCTCAAGCCAATTAACTTATAATTACGAATTTGGAATAGATAAGCCTACTAAGTTGCCAGGCTTTGTAAGTGCTCAACGTTACTTGGAAATGGCCAATGAGTTAAGGTGGAATGATAGCGGTAACGGAGATAATGAGTATCCAACGTATTCACAGGAAATGGTTGAGAACTACTATCAACTCAATGCTGACAACCCTGACTTGTATCCCATTACGGATTGGACAGACTTGATTTTTAATGCCAGCGCACCAAGACAATCTCATGATCTTCAGATTTCCGCTGGAATGACGAATATTAAAACCAACATATCATTTGGTTATGATAAAATAGATGCCATTTACGATCATCGGACTTATGAGCGTATGACGGCAAGAATAAACAATGATCTGACGATCAATCAATTCATATCCGCTAATGTTGATCTTAATTATAAAAGGACCGTTGCAGATCAACCTACACTTAACCCAATAGGAAGAGCAAGGATTTCTGCCCCAATTTACGCTGCACTATGGAGTGATGGAAGAATTGCTGAGGGAAAGCAGGGAGCCAACGTCTATGCACAATTGCATGAAGGAGGGTTTAATGACGCTAATTATCACCTATTGGGTGGTCGGGCAGCTTTGCATATTACACCTATGGAAGGGTTGAAGATCTCAGGGGTGATAGCTCCCCAATTTGGCTTTGACAAGGCAAAAAACTTCTTAAAGCAGATAGCTTGGTACCAATATGACGACCCCACTGTATTTGGAGGATATATAGAAAATCATGCCTCTACTGACCTGAATGAGTCCAGAAATGATAATTATCAAGTCACCTCTCAGTTTTTGATTAACTACAGTAAATCTTTTGGACTCAATAATTTCAATGCTGTCGTGGGATATGAAAACTTTTATGCTTTTGCAGAAAATTTAGGCGCTTCACGACTACAATATGAGTTGTCCTCTTTTCCTTATTTGAACATAGGGCCATTGGATTATCGGGGCAATAGTGGTAGTGCCACAGAAAATGCATACAGATCTTATTTTGGAAGGTTGATGTATAACTATGACAATAAGTATTTGATTCAAGCAAATGTCAGGACAGATGGTTCATCCCGTTTTCATGAAGATTACAGATGGGGGACTTTCCCCTCGGTATCTTTGGGATGGGTGATTTCTCAAGAAGATTTCCTGAAAAACAGCGCAGCACTCTCTTTTATGAAGCTTAGGGCTTCTTATGGCTCCTTGGGGAATGAAAGAATAGGAAATTACCCTTACCAATCTACCTTGAGTTTTTCCAATGCACTTTTTTATGAAGGAAACAGTATCGTATCAGCCACCACAGCTGCCCAGGTAGACTATGCTTTGCAAGATATCAGTTGGGAAACAACCAAGTCCTACAACATTGGTTTGGACCTAGGTTTTTTGCAAGACCGCTTGACTGCTGCGGTGGATGTTTATCAGAAAACCACCAATGACATGCTTTTGGAATTGTATATCCCCTTAAATACGGGATTTGAGAGCCCTCAGCAAAATGCAGGTGATATGAATACAAAAGGCTGGGAATTAGAGCTAGGCTGGAGGGATACCAAAGGAGAATTCAGTTATTCTGTGTCTGCTAACCTTTCCGATTCAAAATCTGTTATGGGCAACCTATCAGGGACTGAATTTTTAGGCGATCAAATCAAGATAGAAGGAAGCGAATTCAATGAGTGGTATGGTTATCAATCTGATGGTCTTTTTCAAACCCAAGAAGAGGTGGACAATTCGGCTACAATCAGTTCATCCACCAAACCTGGAGATGTGAAATACAGGGACATCAGTGGTCCCAATGGTGTCCCTGACGGAAATATTTCACCGGAATATGATCGGGTACCTTTGGGTGGTTCCTTGCCGCGGTACTTGTATGGGGGGATCATCAAGATGGATTATAAGGGGATAGACTTTTCAGCCGCTTTTCAAGGCATTGGTAAACAAAACTCAAGAGTTCTTCAAAGGATGGTGGAGCCCTTGCCAGAAAATTGGGGGAATATTCCTGCCATATATGAAGAAAGTTATTGGAGTCTATATAACTCTGATGCGGAAAACTTATCAGCCAAATATCCACGATTAAGCAGAAATAACCTATCCAACAATTATGCAATGTCCAATTTCTGGATGTTCAACGGGTCTTATTTCAGGTTGAAAAATGTAACCTTAGGGTACAGTTTACCTAAAACTTTTACGGAAAAGATCAAGATCAATAGGCTAAGAGTGTATGGTTCGGCATCAGACCTTTTCTCCATTGACAAATTTCCTGATGGATGGGATCCAGAATCTGCATTGGGAGATTACATCACCACCACGTATTTGTTAGGCTTATCTGTGACTTTCTAA
- a CDS encoding BamA/TamA family outer membrane protein, with translation MIFRYLVFGLIALVLSACSGTKSLSEGEVLYTGSKIHVNKQEYKEEWKIVNGEKKLVKVYWDLWDVPNGGIMGLPTMRFLSFRLWLYNLFYNEKDKGVSKWIRENFGEEPILISDIRPDLKIQKAMEDYENFGHFGTKGNYDLRYNKKKNKAYVHYRLTVPKSYRYRKVMYDTILLNESLEKLFLNYQPKSILHDNDEFDLEKIRSEKSGLWNYLQNSGYYYLKKEDVLVMADTTVGYKQLDVKVGLNDELPTNYYKKQHIRDLSIVIDTTQKEIEGYYYWPHGRVKKHLLDQMILVKTGDHFSLEKTKHSMRNLSDLGIFRNPSISYEVSEHDSLNLDAHVDLIPRDASLVGFNVKGNYKTTGYVGPSISLKYDQLNLFGGAENLSVEANTYYDFPIGLYKERISNSSGFGIFTTLDAPLLDPPFKFIKRAVSLPKKYLSLDLEYNNRRDYFTLATWNAAYGYTWKSNPKVTHKLDLVKLTYSDVIRSSERFDTLVNNDPSLQLSLTNQFILGSGYTYRFDNSSTESKRVGTYFEGKVELAGNILNLASGLISETEEGNRKFLGVRYSQYARFEYDFRTYWRLGQYSHLVFRNIVGIGLSYGNSDQMPFIKDFFIGGSNSLRPFNARNVGPGRYVELDEAEVNQVGDLKLEWNLEYRFKIFTKLNGALWSDAGNIWLLEEDPNRPFSGVRWGKLFQDSYLTSGVGLRIDLKYLLLRLDYGAVLYAPIFIDGYKWIWENKLPLHGPVIGFGYPF, from the coding sequence ATGATTTTTAGATACCTAGTCTTTGGTCTTATAGCGCTCGTTCTGTCGGCCTGTTCGGGAACCAAGTCACTTTCCGAAGGGGAAGTTTTATACACAGGTTCTAAAATTCATGTCAACAAACAAGAGTATAAGGAAGAATGGAAAATAGTAAATGGAGAAAAAAAATTAGTGAAAGTGTATTGGGATTTGTGGGATGTGCCCAATGGAGGGATTATGGGACTTCCTACTATGCGATTTTTGTCATTTAGGTTATGGCTATATAACCTGTTTTACAATGAAAAAGATAAAGGAGTTTCTAAGTGGATTAGAGAGAACTTCGGTGAGGAACCCATACTGATCAGTGATATAAGGCCAGATTTGAAAATTCAAAAGGCCATGGAGGACTATGAGAATTTCGGCCATTTTGGTACAAAGGGGAATTATGATCTGCGCTATAATAAAAAGAAAAATAAAGCCTATGTCCACTACAGGCTGACTGTGCCTAAATCCTATCGCTACAGGAAGGTAATGTATGATACTATTTTATTGAATGAAAGTTTAGAAAAGCTGTTTCTTAACTACCAGCCAAAATCCATTCTTCATGATAATGATGAGTTTGATTTGGAAAAGATCAGATCAGAAAAAAGTGGGCTATGGAATTATCTTCAAAATAGTGGTTATTACTATTTAAAGAAAGAGGATGTACTGGTAATGGCTGATACTACGGTGGGCTATAAGCAGTTGGATGTAAAAGTGGGGCTTAATGACGAATTGCCAACTAACTATTACAAGAAGCAACACATCCGTGATTTATCCATAGTCATAGATACAACCCAAAAGGAAATCGAGGGGTATTATTATTGGCCACATGGAAGGGTAAAAAAACATCTATTGGACCAAATGATCCTGGTAAAGACCGGAGATCATTTTTCTTTGGAAAAGACTAAACATTCCATGAGAAACTTGTCGGATCTGGGTATTTTTAGAAATCCATCTATTAGCTATGAGGTGAGTGAACACGATTCCTTGAATTTAGATGCCCATGTAGACTTGATTCCAAGAGATGCTTCTTTAGTAGGTTTTAATGTAAAAGGCAATTATAAAACCACTGGATATGTCGGCCCTTCCATAAGCTTAAAATATGATCAATTAAACCTATTTGGTGGTGCTGAAAATCTTTCTGTGGAAGCAAATACCTATTATGATTTTCCGATTGGTTTGTATAAAGAACGTATATCCAATTCTTCAGGATTTGGCATTTTCACTACCCTAGATGCCCCTTTACTCGATCCCCCATTCAAGTTTATCAAAAGAGCGGTTTCACTTCCCAAAAAATACCTATCACTTGATTTAGAGTATAATAACAGAAGGGATTATTTTACCTTGGCGACTTGGAATGCAGCCTATGGCTATACTTGGAAAAGCAACCCCAAAGTCACCCACAAATTGGATTTGGTGAAATTGACCTATTCTGATGTAATCAGGAGTTCTGAACGGTTTGACACTTTAGTAAACAATGATCCTTCCTTACAGCTGAGTTTGACCAATCAGTTTATTTTAGGTTCTGGTTATACTTACAGGTTTGATAACAGTTCGACTGAAAGTAAACGTGTAGGGACCTATTTCGAAGGGAAGGTGGAACTGGCTGGAAATATTTTAAACTTGGCAAGTGGCTTGATTTCAGAAACAGAAGAAGGTAATAGGAAGTTTTTGGGCGTTAGGTATTCTCAGTATGCTCGGTTTGAATATGATTTTAGGACTTATTGGAGGTTAGGCCAATACAGTCATTTGGTATTCAGGAATATAGTGGGTATTGGTTTGTCATACGGTAATAGCGATCAAATGCCATTTATTAAGGATTTCTTTATTGGCGGTTCAAACAGTCTAAGGCCCTTCAATGCTCGGAATGTTGGACCGGGAAGGTATGTGGAATTAGATGAAGCAGAAGTAAACCAAGTGGGGGACTTAAAATTAGAGTGGAACCTAGAATATCGATTTAAAATTTTCACCAAGCTTAATGGAGCCTTATGGTCTGATGCAGGAAATATTTGGCTGTTGGAAGAAGATCCAAATAGGCCTTTTTCCGGAGTAAGATGGGGAAAACTATTTCAGGACAGCTACCTGACATCAGGTGTAGGTTTGCGAATTGACTTAAAGTATTTACTGCTAAGACTTGACTATGGAGCTGTATTGTATGCCCCGATATTTATCGATGGGTACAAATGGATTTGGGAAAATAAGTTACCACTTCACGGCCCTGTAATTGGATTTGGGTACCCATTCTGA
- a CDS encoding ABC transporter substrate-binding protein, producing MNQKISKIYLLAFLMLSLSTFPLWAQEGPLKLASDQWPPFTDTDPNSAVALNLVREALRRIKIETEVTIQDFEDVMTGIEHNSFDGSAALWMTGEREAILLFSNAYMQNQLVLVGKRGQDVDLLAMNGLANRSLGLVDGYAYNRDFENVDDVTLIHSKSDEENFQKLLNDEVDCILVDALLMEYLLKGQSEEVREHLVISRKAFIIKPLYFALRKDLPGAEKIIKQFNKEIKKMANDGTYHQLLGLDWLAMDMNNDGIAELIPKGKVIGTVPPLSSYMVYADGEEKPTSMKYYVGGKYYDSWDDIPEKHKGTVNVSASPDASNPGIRVNFK from the coding sequence ATGAATCAAAAAATATCTAAGATCTACCTTTTAGCTTTCCTGATGCTGAGCTTATCCACTTTTCCTTTGTGGGCGCAGGAAGGTCCCCTGAAATTGGCTTCAGACCAGTGGCCTCCTTTTACAGACACTGACCCCAATTCAGCTGTGGCCCTGAACTTGGTGAGGGAAGCACTCAGAAGGATTAAAATCGAAACGGAGGTGACCATACAGGATTTTGAAGATGTCATGACAGGCATCGAACACAATAGTTTTGATGGGAGTGCCGCCTTGTGGATGACAGGGGAGCGGGAAGCCATATTATTGTTCTCCAACGCGTACATGCAAAATCAATTGGTGCTGGTCGGCAAAAGAGGGCAAGATGTGGATCTTCTGGCCATGAATGGTTTGGCTAACAGAAGCTTAGGCCTGGTAGATGGCTATGCTTACAACCGCGATTTTGAAAATGTTGATGATGTTACGCTAATCCATAGCAAATCAGATGAGGAAAACTTTCAGAAGCTGTTGAATGATGAGGTAGACTGTATATTGGTTGATGCATTGCTGATGGAATACCTCTTAAAAGGCCAAAGTGAAGAAGTAAGGGAGCACCTGGTCATTAGTAGAAAAGCCTTTATCATCAAGCCTCTTTATTTTGCCCTTCGCAAGGACCTACCCGGAGCTGAAAAGATCATCAAACAGTTTAACAAAGAGATTAAAAAAATGGCCAATGATGGGACTTACCACCAACTGTTGGGTTTGGATTGGTTGGCCATGGACATGAACAATGACGGTATTGCAGAGTTGATACCAAAGGGCAAAGTGATAGGAACAGTTCCACCACTTTCATCTTACATGGTCTACGCAGATGGAGAAGAAAAACCCACCTCCATGAAATACTATGTGGGCGGAAAATATTACGATAGTTGGGATGATATTCCGGAGAAACACAAGGGTACAGTCAATGTTTCTGCATCACCAGATGCCAGCAACCCTGGGATAAGAGTTAATTTTAAGTAA